GCCGGTGAGAGCGCCCAATGATCGTACCGGACATCAATCTGCTGGTGTATGCCTACAACGATGGAGCCCCCTACCACGCTGCCGCCAGACGTTGGTTGGAAGGATTGATAAACGGAAGCGAAAGAGTCGGCATACCGTGGGTCGTATTGACTGGATTCGTGAGATTAATGACTCATCCGAGGATACTGACATCTCCACTATCGACCTCGAAAGCCATTAACTATGTAACAGATTGGTTTCGGTACACGTACATCACACCGGTCAATCCCGGTGCC
This sequence is a window from Gemmatimonadota bacterium. Protein-coding genes within it:
- a CDS encoding type II toxin-antitoxin system VapC family toxin, with translation MIVPDINLLVYAYNDGAPYHAAARRWLEGLINGSERVGIPWVVLTGFVRLMTHPRILTSPLSTSKAINYVTDWFRYTYITPVNPGADHLTHFRQNLAAAGVGANLVSDAHIAALAMEYQAEVHSNDSDFSRFPGLRWHNPL